A section of the Myxocyprinus asiaticus isolate MX2 ecotype Aquarium Trade chromosome 40, UBuf_Myxa_2, whole genome shotgun sequence genome encodes:
- the LOC127431071 gene encoding peptidyl-prolyl cis-trans isomerase FKBP2-like isoform X1 → MRLCLMLAFTLMSNLIAVVHGAEKNKLQIGIKKRVDNCPIKSRKGDVLNMHYTGKLEDGTEFDSSIPRNQPFTFTLGTGQVIKGWDQGLLGMCEGEKRKLVIPSELGYGDRGAPPKIPGGATLIFEVELLSIERRSEL, encoded by the exons ATGAGGCTGTGtttgatgttggcatttacactgaTGTCCAACCTCATAGCAGTTGTGCATGGGGCTGAAAAGAACAAACTTCAGATAGGAATCAAGAAAAGAGTGGACAACTGTCCTATCAAGTCGCGAAAGGGAGACGTGTTGAATATGCACTACACT GGGAAGCTGGAGGATGGGACAGAATTTGACAGCAGCATACCGAGGAATCAGCCCTTCACCTTTACTCTTGGCACTGGACAGGTCATCAAGGGATGGGATCAGGGTTTACTGGG AATGTGTGAGGGTGAGAAGAGGAAACTGGTTATTCCCTCTGAGCTCG GTTATGGTGATAGAGGAGCACCACCTAAAATTCCAG GTGGCGCCACACTCATCTTTGAAGTAGAGCTGTTAAGCATTGAGAGAAGATCTGAGTTATAG
- the LOC127431071 gene encoding peptidyl-prolyl cis-trans isomerase FKBP2-like isoform X2 — protein sequence MRLCLMLAFTLMSNLIAVVHGAEKNKLQIGIKKRVDNCPIKSRKGDVLNMHYTGKLEDGTEFDSSIPRNQPFTFTLGTGQVIKGWDQGLLGMCEGEKRKLVIPSELGYGDRGAPPKIPGRNGVKSLLSDIQG from the exons ATGAGGCTGTGtttgatgttggcatttacactgaTGTCCAACCTCATAGCAGTTGTGCATGGGGCTGAAAAGAACAAACTTCAGATAGGAATCAAGAAAAGAGTGGACAACTGTCCTATCAAGTCGCGAAAGGGAGACGTGTTGAATATGCACTACACT GGGAAGCTGGAGGATGGGACAGAATTTGACAGCAGCATACCGAGGAATCAGCCCTTCACCTTTACTCTTGGCACTGGACAGGTCATCAAGGGATGGGATCAGGGTTTACTGGG AATGTGTGAGGGTGAGAAGAGGAAACTGGTTATTCCCTCTGAGCTCG GTTATGGTGATAGAGGAGCACCACCTAAAATTCCAG GGAGGAATGGTGTAAAATCCCTTCTCAGTGATATACAAGGCTGA